GAGCAGGTCGCGCTGCTCGCTGAAGCGGAGCGCGACGCGCGGGCGCTGGTCGGGCGGGATGAGGTACGTCGGGTTGCGGAGCATGTCGCCCGTCACCGTGCCGCCCTGCCACGGCTCCGTACGCTCCGGCGTCGGCGCCGCGTTGCGCGCGTCGAGCGTCGGACGCCCCTGCGGCACGTCCGGATCGTCGGCGGTGCCGCGGCCCGTCTCGCGCTGGCCACCCAGCCCCGCGAACCGGCCGCCGCGTCCACCGCGCCCGTTCGACACCGTGAAGCTCTCGCCGGCGTCGCTGTACACCGCCAGGCCGTCGGCGACGCCGTACGTGATCGGGCTCGCGTCGTCGACGAGCCGCGTGCGCAGCAGGCTGCCCGTGACCGTGCCGCGACGCGGGTGGTTCATCGTCACGCCCTGCGCGAGGCCGTACTGCGTCGCGAAGTCGGCCGTGTTCACCGACGTCACGAGCACGCCGCCGTTCTGCACGAACGTCTGCAGGTTCGCCATCCCCTGCCAGCCGAGCCCCGGGCGGATGTCGTCGGTCTGCGCGAACGCGGTGAGGTTCGGCGTCTCCGGCGTGACCTTCCACGGCATCGGGTTGCGCCACATCGGGAGCCCGTCGATGATCTGCTGCCCGCTGCCGCCGGCCGGCGGGAACAGGATCACGTCGTACTTCGCGGCGAGGTTCGGCGTCTTCGCGATCTCCTGCGTCGAGATGTAGTCGTACGGGATCTCGTGCGCGTCGAACGCCTGCCGCCACCACCCTTCGGTCTGCGTCGAGATCCACGTGTGCAGGATCGCCACGCGCGCCGCGCGCACCGCGTGCGTCTTGACGTCGGGCGCGGAGGCGAGCGCCGTGCCGCGGAGGCCTAACGTCTGCAGCGCGCGGTCGAGATCCGCGCCCGCCACGTTGCGCACCAGGAACGCCCCGCGCGCGAACCGCTTGCCGCCGCTCTCGAACGGCTCCTCGGCCGCCTGGATGTCAGCGCCCTTGAGCTTGTAGCGCAGTGTCGCGAGCGCGACGTCGCCGTTCGCGTCGATCGCCACCACGGGGCCGGCGCCCGTCACGCCACCCGTCGCGCGCACCGTGTCGGTCACCGGCGTCGCCGGCACGTCGAGCACCCTGGGATCGGTCACCCGCACCGTTGCGACGGCGAACCCCTCCGGGAACGTCCACCCGGTGTCGTCGTACGGCGTCTTCTGCGGGTCGTTCGGGCTCCAGTACTGGTAGTCGAGCAGCGCGTCGGCGATGCGGCTGTACGGCTGGTCCATCCGAATGATGTAGCTCCCCGCGGGAAACTCACGCGTCTCCGTCGATCGAGCGAGCGCGGAGCGTGGAGCGGAGAGCGCGGAGCGACCGCTGTCGCTCCCAGCTCCCCGCTCCACGCTCCCCGCTCCGCGTGCGGCACGCCTTGTCGGTACGGCCACAGTGAACGGCGCCGTCGCGCGCGTGATCTCGACGTGCTGCTTCTGCATCACGCGAAGGAGCTCGGCCTGCGCGCCGGGGCGCCGCTCGTCGGCCGGCAGGACGTACGCCGCTGGCCCCTCGGTGCGCGCCTTCGCGATCGAGCGCTTGCTCTTCTCCCAGAAGTTCTGCAGGAACTGCTGCCGATTGTTCGCGAAGTAGGAGAGCGAGACGAGGAGGCCGGTCTGCTCGTAGTTGTTGTTGTTGCGGAGCGACCACATGACGTGCGGCAGCGGCGGGTTCTGGCGGAACCACGTGCGCGCCGTCTCGTCGGGCGACAGCGTGCGCTCCACCGTCTCCGCGGTGCCGCCGTTGCCGAACGTCTCGTACAGGCGGCTGATGCCGTTGTGCGTCGCCGCCATGAACATGAGGTAGCCCGGCGACCACGTGTCGAAGTTGCCGTGCGTGTAGACGCCGGGCATGCCGAGCCGGGTCATCTCCTGCACGTTGTTCCAGCCGAGCATCTGCCACTCGTTCGTGAGCAGCGGGTCGAGCCACGCGTTGTACGGGCCGTCGCCGACGGTGTTGTCGTAGAGGAACGAGCCCGACTCGTGGAGGTCGTGCAGCACCTGCGCCTTCCACCCGACGAACGTGTTCATCACGTTCTGCGACAGCTTGAGCGTCATCGCCATCGCGTCGCGGTTGTTGTCGTGCGCGACGTAGTGGCCCCAGTACAGCAGGTTCGGCCACGTATCGTTCGGGTGGGCCATGTGCCAGCGGAACAGGTCCACCATGCGGTCGCGCCCGTCCACCTCGACGATCGGCGTGATGAGCGTGACGACGTGGTCGCGGATGTTCTTCACGTACGGGCTCTCGTCCACGGCGAGCCGGTACGCGAGCTCCATGAGCGCGGTCGGCGCGCCGCTCTCGGTGGAGTGGATGGTGCCGGTGACGTAGTACACCGGCGCCACGTCGCTCACGATCCGCTCGGCGCGCGCGCGTCGTCCATGCCTAACGTGCGCGGGTCGGCGAGCTGTGCGAGCTTGGCGCGGTTCTCGTCGAGCTTCGCCATCAGCTCCTCGGAGGCGACGGCGACGGCGATCATCTCGCGCCCCTCCTCGGTGGTGCCGATGGAGAACACCTTCACGCGCGGGCTCTTGCTCGCCAGCAGCCGCATGTACGCGTACACCTCCTTCGAGTACGGGAGGTTGTTGCGCGCGCCGGCGATGTCGCCGAGGACCGCCATCGGCGTCGGCACCGTTGGCGACGCGGGGAGGTAGTCGACGAGCGGCGAGAGGAAGAACGACTCGGTCGTGTACTCGCGGATCTTCCGCGTGTAGAGCGTGTCGATCGGCTGGTCCGCGGCGCGGCCCGGCTTCGTCGGCGACGTGCTGACGGTGGTCGCGAGCGGGACGTCGCGCCGCTCGGCGGCGGACGACGGGCCCTGTGCCGCGAGGGACAGGGGCAGGGCGAGCAGGAGGCCGAGCGGGGCGGCGGTGCGCGGCATGGATGGGGACGGGAAGGGGGAGACGGAGGCGTCCGAAAGGTACAACGCGGGCCGCGCGGGTTCCGCTGGGCGCTCGTCGCCCGGGGCCCGCCGGTTGCACTGTCCCGGCCCGCCCCAGCGCCTAACCACACTCCGGAGGTCCACCATCCTCGCTGCCTACGTCGGATACGCCGCCGGCTTCCTGACCGTCGCGTCGTACGTGCCACAGGTCGTCCGTACGTGGAGGACGAAGGAGACGAAGGACCTCTCGTACGGCATGTTCGGATTGCTCGTGACCGCGGCCGCGCTGTGGATCACCTACGGCGCGCTCTCGTCGCAGTGGCCCGTGATCGCGACGAACGTGGGGTGCGGGGTCCTCAACGTCGCGATCCTCGCGGCCAAGATCCGCTTCCGCTGACGACTGCCTAACGCCACCATGCCGCTCAGCACCGCCGCGCTCTCCGACATCGAATACCTCCCGCCGCGCATCTCGCGCGCGCTGCTCGGCGCGCTCGGCGCGGGCCTCGCGACGGTGGCAGCGACCGGCGCGCTCACCGTGCTGCGTGGCGACGACGGCCGCGCGCTCGACGTGCCGCTCGGCCGACGCCTGCGTGGCGGGCGCCCGCGCGGACGCCCGTCGCCGGTGGAGCGGCTGCTCGACGCGCTCGCGGGCCGCGAGGAGAGCCTCGCCGTGGCCGCCGCCGTCGCGCTCCTCCTCGGGCGTCGGCACGGCGCCGCGGCGCTCGCGCTCGTCGCGAGCACGTTCGGCGTGCACGCGGCGCACCGCGCGCTCCGTCTCGCCGTCGACCGCCCACGGCCGCTCCTCGCGCGGCTCGCCGGCAAGCGCACGCCGAGCTTCCCGAGCGGCCACGCCGCGCGCGCCGCGGCGCTGTTCGGCACACTCGCCCACGTCGCGGCGCGCGATCGGGTCGCGCCGGGCGCGGTGACGTATCCGGTCGCGATCGGGCTCGCCGCCGCGGCGGGGCTCGCCCGCGTGAAGCGGGGGCGGCACTGGACGACGGACGTGGTGGGCGGGCTCGGGCTCGGCGTGGCCGCGGCGGCGGCCGGGGCGATCTGGTACGACGAGCGGCGGAAGGGCTGACGGCGGGACGATGCCTAAAACCTGACGGCGGGACGATCGAGGGCGGGACGATCGACGGCGGGACGATCATCTGCGGGACGATCTACGGCGGGACGACCCACGGCGGGACGATCTACGGCGGGAACCCGGCGCGTTCAGAGGGACCCGGTCGGCGTCGGATTGGTACCGCCGCTTGTTCGGCGAATAGCACCTTGGGCGAAGGGGGGGAGCCCCCCTAGGACCTAGGGACCGCGCCCGCGGTTGATCGTCCCACGGTGGATCGTCCCACGGTGGATCGTCCCACGGTTGAACGTCCCGCGGTTGATCGTCCCGCAGATGATCGTCCCGCCGTCGGTCGTCCCGCCGTCGATCGTCCCGCCGTCAGGTATTAGGCATCGTCCCGCCGTCAGCTGTTAGGCATCCTTCCGCTGTTCCTCGCCCAGACTCTGCCGCAGCCCCTCCACCGCGCGCGCCAGCTCCTGCAGCGATGCCAGCATCGCCCGCGCTTCCTCCGGCACCGCCTCGCCCGCCGCCTCCGCGGCCGCGATGTGCGCTGCCAGACGCGCCGCCTGCGCGTCGAACGCGTCGAGATCCGGTTGCTCGCTCATCGCGCGCAATATGAGCGCGACGCCGGGCCTACGCGACGACCGCCCGCTGGCCGAGGAACGTGCCGTAGCGCCGCACCGCCGCCTCCACCGCGCCGCGCTCCGCGTCCGTGAGCGGCGCGAGCAGGTCCAGCGCGACGACGACCGCCGATCGGCCGAGCGTGCGCGTCCACCCGCCGACGATCTCCCCGCCGATCTCCACCACGTGCCGCATCACCGAGGTCGTCGCCGCCGCGCGCGCGACGGACGCGACGCGGTCCAGCGCCGCGCTGCGGTCGCGGAAGCCGACGAAGAGCTCGTCGTAGTTCGGGAGCAGGTGCGCCGTGGGGCGTCGCGTCGCGCGCGTCATCGGCGCGTCCGACATCCAGTGCGTGCGGCCGTCGATGAGCTCTGCCGCGAGACCGGCCGCGCCGGCCCCCCGCCGCGCGTCGGCGATCGTTAGGCCCGACCACCACGCGAAGTCGTGCGCCGTCGCCGGCCCGCGCGCACCGAAGTACAGCGTCGCGAGCCGCGCGAGCGCCTCATCGCGGTCGAGTGCCCGCGCCGCGCCCGGAGCGCGCGTGTCGAGCAGCGCGTAGGTGAACTGCTTGCCGCGCCGCGCGCCGCTGCAGATCACGGCGTTCAGCTCCGCGTGCATCAGCAGGTGTGCCATGCGCTGGCCCGCCGGATCGATCCGCGCGCGCCGCAGCGCGGCCGCGAGCTCGGTGCGCGTGCGGTGTGCCCCGTCCGCGAGCGCGCGTCCGAGCACCGCGTCCGCTCGGCGGCGCGTCGCGTCGTCGAGCTCCAGCTCGCGGTACCGTCCCGCATTCGCCTGGTGCACGCGCGGTCCCGTGAGCGCGAGCATCCATCGGATGTCGGTCGGCGCCACGAAGTGCCACGTGGGTCGCAGCACGTGCGTGCGGAGGATCGCGCCGTCGGCGAACGCGCGCTCCACGTCCGCGTCGGTCGCGCCCGTCGTGCGCTGGCCGAGCGCCCACTTCGCCGCGGGGTAGTCCTGCGCCTGCACCGCGCCTAACGCGGCGACGACGGCTGCGGGGTCGGCGAGGCGCGGCCGCGCGAGGTGCTGTGCGGCGAGCCGGCGCCGTGCGACGTCGTCGGCGGTCACGCGCGCCCCACGAACTGCATCATGTCCATCGCGAAGTGCACCTGCCAGAACCACCACACATCGGCCGAGCGCTGGAGCACCGACACCACGCCGACGCCGAGCGCCGCGTCGAGCGCGAGCCGCGCGACCTCCGAGGCCGCCGCGCCCGTGGCGAGCAGCGTCGGCACGTGCCCCGCCGCGAACAGCACCGCGACGAGGGCGACCGTCGTGCGCAGGCCGAGCGCGGCGCGCAGTCGCACGAACAGGATCGCGATCGACACGTCCTCGAGCAGCACCTGCGCGAGGATCGCGAGGTTCGCCGGCCGGTAGACGCGCGACACCACCGCGCCCCACGCGCCGCCGATCGGTCGCGCGGTCGTGAACGCCGCGATCGCGAGCAGGGCGAGCACCAGTCCGACCGCGGTGCGCGCCGGGATCCGATCGTCCGCAGCCACGCCGTGGCGAGCGGCTGGCGCCGCGCGGCGAGCAGCGCCAGCATCGGCGAGAAGATCGCGAGCTGGTTCAGCGACTCGCCGAGTGGCGCGAGCGCGCCGGACGCGCGGAGGCGCACGCCACGCACGTAGAGCTGCCCGATCGCGACGACGGCGACCGCCGCCGCGAGCGCCCACGCCGCCTCGCGCCACGGATGCGCGAACGTCGCGGCGCGCCGCGGCCAGAGCGCGGGCGCTGCGCGCTGCGCCGCGAGCCAGACGACGAGCGCCGTCGCGTAGCCGCCGAGCAGGGCGCCGTAGTGCGAGGTCAAATGAGCGTGTAC
This DNA window, taken from Gemmatirosa kalamazoonensis, encodes the following:
- a CDS encoding M14 family zinc carboxypeptidase produces the protein MSDVAPVYYVTGTIHSTESGAPTALMELAYRLAVDESPYVKNIRDHVVTLITPIVEVDGRDRMVDLFRWHMAHPNDTWPNLLYWGHYVAHDNNRDAMAMTLKLSQNVMNTFVGWKAQVLHDLHESGSFLYDNTVGDGPYNAWLDPLLTNEWQMLGWNNVQEMTRLGMPGVYTHGNFDTWSPGYLMFMAATHNGISRLYETFGNGGTAETVERTLSPDETARTWFRQNPPLPHVMWSLRNNNNYEQTGLLVSLSYFANNRQQFLQNFWEKSKRSIAKARTEGPAAYVLPADERRPGAQAELLRVMQKQHVEITRATAPFTVAVPTRRAARGAGSVERGAGSDSGRSALSAPRSALARSTETREFPAGSYIIRMDQPYSRIADALLDYQYWSPNDPQKTPYDDTGWTFPEGFAVATVRVTDPRVLDVPATPVTDTVRATGGVTGAGPVVAIDANGDVALATLRYKLKGADIQAAEEPFESGGKRFARGAFLVRNVAGADLDRALQTLGLRGTALASAPDVKTHAVRAARVAILHTWISTQTEGWWRQAFDAHEIPYDYISTQEIAKTPNLAAKYDVILFPPAGGSGQQIIDGLPMWRNPMPWKVTPETPNLTAFAQTDDIRPGLGWQGMANLQTFVQNGGVLVTSVNTADFATQYGLAQGVTMNHPRRGTVTGSLLRTRLVDDASPITYGVADGLAVYSDAGESFTVSNGRGGRGGRFAGLGGQRETGRGTADDPDVPQGRPTLDARNAAPTPERTEPWQGGTVTGDMLRNPTYLIPPDQRPRVALRFSEQRDLLASGLLDGGSDIAQRPAVVDVPVRKGHVVLFANNPVYRGETIGSYPLVLNAMLHWDNLNAGRKLDPR
- a CDS encoding SemiSWEET family sugar transporter, translated to MDGDGKGETEASERYNAGRAGSAGRSSPGARRLHCPGPPQRLTTLRRSTILAAYVGYAAGFLTVASYVPQVVRTWRTKETKDLSYGMFGLLVTAAALWITYGALSSQWPVIATNVGCGVLNVAILAAKIRFR
- a CDS encoding phosphatase PAP2 family protein, with the translated sequence MPLSTAALSDIEYLPPRISRALLGALGAGLATVAATGALTVLRGDDGRALDVPLGRRLRGGRPRGRPSPVERLLDALAGREESLAVAAAVALLLGRRHGAAALALVASTFGVHAAHRALRLAVDRPRPLLARLAGKRTPSFPSGHAARAAALFGTLAHVAARDRVAPGAVTYPVAIGLAAAAGLARVKRGRHWTTDVVGGLGLGVAAAAAGAIWYDERRKG
- a CDS encoding winged helix DNA-binding domain-containing protein; the protein is MTADDVARRRLAAQHLARPRLADPAAVVAALGAVQAQDYPAAKWALGQRTTGATDADVERAFADGAILRTHVLRPTWHFVAPTDIRWMLALTGPRVHQANAGRYRELELDDATRRRADAVLGRALADGAHRTRTELAAALRRARIDPAGQRMAHLLMHAELNAVICSGARRGKQFTYALLDTRAPGAARALDRDEALARLATLYFGARGPATAHDFAWWSGLTIADARRGAGAAGLAAELIDGRTHWMSDAPMTRATRRPTAHLLPNYDELFVGFRDRSAALDRVASVARAAATTSVMRHVVEIGGEIVGGWTRTLGRSAVVVALDLLAPLTDAERGAVEAAVRRYGTFLGQRAVVA